The Caretta caretta isolate rCarCar2 chromosome 10, rCarCar1.hap1, whole genome shotgun sequence genome has a window encoding:
- the LOC125643780 gene encoding threonine--tRNA ligase 1, cytoplasmic isoform X1: MAAAAEAIALRLARQEEEIRWLTAEIGRLKEQEPGRSPASSSPELHWLRAENEKLRYRLLHLRRSLTAELGRGEQREPGPAGGGKNTSNAGLTGAQNKKKKEKKKENEVVNGLRNELQCEPSFIEDRLKLYETLKKEHDALLAYRAANQSKPIKVILTDGKVIEGESWKMTPYQLAAGISRGLADNAVIAKVNGELWDLDRPLEGDCSLELLTFDNEEAQAVYWHSSAHILGEAMESYYGGCLCYGPPIENGFYYDMYIEDRGISSTEFPTLENTCKNIIKEKQPFERLEVSKEILLDMFKYNKFKCRILNERVNTPTTTVYRCGPLIDLCRGPHVRHTGKIKALKIFKNSSTYWEGKADMETLQRIYGISFPDNKMMKEWEKFQEEARNRDHRKIGKEQELFFFHDLSPGSCFFLPKGAFLYNTLMDFIREEYHRRNFTEVVSPNIYNTKLWEASGHLQHYSENMFSFDVEKETFALKPMNCPGHCLMFAHRPRSWREMPIRFADFGVLHRNELSGTLSGLTRVRRFQQDDAHIFCTMEQIEEEMKGCLNFLKSVYAVFGFTLQMHLSTRPENFLGEVEIWDHAEKQLQNSLNDFGEPWKLNPGDGAFYGPKIDIKIKDAIGRYHQCATIQLDFQLPIRFNLTYVGKDSDDKKRPVIIHRAVLGSVERMIAILAENYGGKWPFWLSPRQVMVVPVGPTCEKYAQQVCHEFFEAGFMADVDLDHSCTLNKKIRNAQLAQYNFILVVGEKEKVNNAVNVRTRDNKVHGEILVTSAIEKLKKLKKSHALSAEEEF; this comes from the exons ATGGCAGCCGCCGCAGAAGCCATCGCCTTGCGCCTGGCTCGGCAGGAGGAGGAGATCCGCTGGTTAACAGCCGAGATCGGCCGCCTGAAGGAGCAGGAGCCGGGGCGCAGCCCAGCAAGCAGCAGCCCGGAGCTGCACTGGCTGAGGGCGGAGAATGAGAAGCTGCGCTACCGGCTCCTGCACCTTCGGCGCAGCCTGACAGCTGAGCTGGGCCGCGGGGAGCAGCGGGAGCCGGGCCCCGCAGGAGGCGGCAAG aatacctCCAATGCAGGCCTGACTGGTGCccaaaataagaagaaaaaggagaagaaaaaagaaaatgaagttgtGAATGGGCTTAGGAATGAG CTGCAGTGTGAGCCAAGCTTCATAGAAGACAGGCTGAAGCTTTATGAAACACTGAAAAAAGAGCATGATGCCTTGCTTGCTTACAGAGCAGCCAACCAGAGCAAGCCTATCAAAGTGATTCTGACTGATGGTAAAGTAATTGAAGGGGAATCTTGGAAAATGACACCATATCAGTTGGCTGCAGGAATTAG TCGAGGACTAGCTGATAATGCAGTAATAGCCAAAGTGAATGGTGAATTGTGGGATCTGGATCGTCCATTGGAGGGAGATTGTTCACTGGAGCTGCTTACTTTTGATAACGAAGAAGCTCAGGCA GTTTACTGGCATTCAAGTGCTCACATCCTTGGAGAGGCCATGGAAAGTTATTATGGAGGCTGTTTGTGCTATGGGCCACCTATTGAGAATGGATTTTATTATGATATGTACATAGAAGACAG AGGTATATCTAGTACAGAATTCCCTACATTGGAGAACACTTGTAAAAATATCATAAAAGAGAAGCAGCCTTTTGAAAGACTAGAAGTCAGTAAGGAGATCCTACTAGATATGTTTAAG TACAATAAGTTCAAATGTCGTATCCTGAATGAGAGAGTTAACACGCCGACTACCACAGTATACAG GTGTGGTCCATTGATTGATCTCTGCAGGGGCCCACATGTGAGACACACTGGAAAAATTAAAGCCTTAAAGATTTTTAAG AATTCTTCTACATATTGGGAGGGAAAGGCTGACATGGAAACATTGCAGAGAATCTATGGAATATCCTTCCCTGATAACAAAATGATGAAGGAATGGGAAAAATTCCAAGAGGAAGCCAGAAATCGGGATCATAGGAAAATTGGAAAG GAGCAAGAACTTTTCTTCTTCCATGATCTGAGTCCAGGAAgctgttttttcctccccaaagGTGCCTTTCTTTATAATACACTAATGGATTTCATACGA GAGGAATATCACAGGCGTAATTTTACTGAAGTAGTATCACCTAACATCTACAACACTAAACTGTGGGAAGCATCAGGTCACTTGCAGCACTACAGTGAAAACATGTTCTCATTTGATGTTGAGAAGGAAACATTTGCCCTTAAGCCCATGAACTGTCCAGGACATTG CTTGATGTTCGCTCATCGCCCGCGCTCATGGAGGGAAATGCCTATTAGATTTGCAGACTTTGGGGTTCTTCATAGAAATGAACTCTCAGGGACTTTGAGTGGTTTGACTCGAGTCAGGCGTTTTCAACAGgatgatgcacacatcttttgCACAATGGAACAG ATTGAGGAAGAAATGAAAGGCTGTCTGAACTTTTTGAAGTCAGTTTACGCAGTGTTTGGTTTTACTTTGCAAATGCACCTTTCTACAAGACCTGAAAACTTCCTAGGAGAAGTAGAGATCTGGGACCATGCAGAAAAG CAATTACAAAACAGTTTGAATGACTTTGGAGAGCCATGGAAGTTGAATCCAGGAGATGGAGCGTTTTATGGTCCTAAG ATTGATATTAAAATCAAAGATGCTATTGGCAGGTACCATCAGTGTGCTACCATCCAACTTGACTTCCAGCTACCAATCAGATTTAACCTTACTTATGTGGG tAAGGATAGTGATGATAAGAAAAGGCCAGTGATCATTCATAGAGCTGTTTTGGGTTCAGTGGAGAGAATGATAGCTATTCTAGCAGAAAATTATGGAGGAAAATG GCCTTTCTGGCTCTCTCCTCGCCAAGTCATGGTTGTCCCTGTGGGGCCTACTTGTGAAAAATATGCTCAGCAG GTTTGCCATGAATTTTTTGAAGCAGGATTTATGGCTGATGTTGATCTAGATCACAGCTGCACATTAAACAAGAAAATAAGAAATGCACAGCTTGCAcagtataattttattttag TGGTtggagaaaaggaaaaagtgaATAATGCTGTCAATGTGCGAACAAGAGACAATAAGGTTCATGGAGAGATTTTGGTAACGTCTGCCATTGAAAAACTAAAGAAACTGAAGAAATCACATGCTTTATCTGCAGAGGAAGAATTCTGA
- the LOC125643780 gene encoding threonine--tRNA ligase 2, cytoplasmic isoform X2 — protein sequence MAAAAEAIALRLARQEEEIRWLTAEIGRLKEQEPGRSPASSSPELHWLRAENEKLRYRLLHLRRSLTAELGRGEQREPGPAGGGKNTSNAGLTGAQNKKKKEKKKENEVVNGLRNELQCEPSFIEDRLKLYETLKKEHDALLAYRAANQSKPIKVILTDGKVIEGESWKMTPYQLAAGISRGLADNAVIAKVNGELWDLDRPLEGDCSLELLTFDNEEAQAVYWHSSAHILGEAMESYYGGCLCYGPPIENGFYYDMYIEDRGISSTEFPTLENTCKNIIKEKQPFERLEVSKEILLDMFKYNKFKCRILNERVNTPTTTVYRCGPLIDLCRGPHVRHTGKIKALKIFKNSSTYWEGKADMETLQRIYGISFPDNKMMKEWEKFQEEARNRDHRKIGKEQELFFFHDLSPGSCFFLPKGAFLYNTLMDFIREEYHRRNFTEVVSPNIYNTKLWEASGHLQHYSENMFSFDVEKETFALKPMNCPGHCLMFAHRPRSWREMPIRFADFGVLHRNELSGTLSGLTRVRRFQQDDAHIFCTMEQIEEEMKGCLNFLKSVYAVFGFTLQMHLSTRPENFLGEVEIWDHAEKQLQNSLNDFGEPWKLNPGDGAFYGPKIDIKIKDAIGRYHQCATIQLDFQLPIRFNLTYVGMIITTETKGLKLQVGNKQ from the exons ATGGCAGCCGCCGCAGAAGCCATCGCCTTGCGCCTGGCTCGGCAGGAGGAGGAGATCCGCTGGTTAACAGCCGAGATCGGCCGCCTGAAGGAGCAGGAGCCGGGGCGCAGCCCAGCAAGCAGCAGCCCGGAGCTGCACTGGCTGAGGGCGGAGAATGAGAAGCTGCGCTACCGGCTCCTGCACCTTCGGCGCAGCCTGACAGCTGAGCTGGGCCGCGGGGAGCAGCGGGAGCCGGGCCCCGCAGGAGGCGGCAAG aatacctCCAATGCAGGCCTGACTGGTGCccaaaataagaagaaaaaggagaagaaaaaagaaaatgaagttgtGAATGGGCTTAGGAATGAG CTGCAGTGTGAGCCAAGCTTCATAGAAGACAGGCTGAAGCTTTATGAAACACTGAAAAAAGAGCATGATGCCTTGCTTGCTTACAGAGCAGCCAACCAGAGCAAGCCTATCAAAGTGATTCTGACTGATGGTAAAGTAATTGAAGGGGAATCTTGGAAAATGACACCATATCAGTTGGCTGCAGGAATTAG TCGAGGACTAGCTGATAATGCAGTAATAGCCAAAGTGAATGGTGAATTGTGGGATCTGGATCGTCCATTGGAGGGAGATTGTTCACTGGAGCTGCTTACTTTTGATAACGAAGAAGCTCAGGCA GTTTACTGGCATTCAAGTGCTCACATCCTTGGAGAGGCCATGGAAAGTTATTATGGAGGCTGTTTGTGCTATGGGCCACCTATTGAGAATGGATTTTATTATGATATGTACATAGAAGACAG AGGTATATCTAGTACAGAATTCCCTACATTGGAGAACACTTGTAAAAATATCATAAAAGAGAAGCAGCCTTTTGAAAGACTAGAAGTCAGTAAGGAGATCCTACTAGATATGTTTAAG TACAATAAGTTCAAATGTCGTATCCTGAATGAGAGAGTTAACACGCCGACTACCACAGTATACAG GTGTGGTCCATTGATTGATCTCTGCAGGGGCCCACATGTGAGACACACTGGAAAAATTAAAGCCTTAAAGATTTTTAAG AATTCTTCTACATATTGGGAGGGAAAGGCTGACATGGAAACATTGCAGAGAATCTATGGAATATCCTTCCCTGATAACAAAATGATGAAGGAATGGGAAAAATTCCAAGAGGAAGCCAGAAATCGGGATCATAGGAAAATTGGAAAG GAGCAAGAACTTTTCTTCTTCCATGATCTGAGTCCAGGAAgctgttttttcctccccaaagGTGCCTTTCTTTATAATACACTAATGGATTTCATACGA GAGGAATATCACAGGCGTAATTTTACTGAAGTAGTATCACCTAACATCTACAACACTAAACTGTGGGAAGCATCAGGTCACTTGCAGCACTACAGTGAAAACATGTTCTCATTTGATGTTGAGAAGGAAACATTTGCCCTTAAGCCCATGAACTGTCCAGGACATTG CTTGATGTTCGCTCATCGCCCGCGCTCATGGAGGGAAATGCCTATTAGATTTGCAGACTTTGGGGTTCTTCATAGAAATGAACTCTCAGGGACTTTGAGTGGTTTGACTCGAGTCAGGCGTTTTCAACAGgatgatgcacacatcttttgCACAATGGAACAG ATTGAGGAAGAAATGAAAGGCTGTCTGAACTTTTTGAAGTCAGTTTACGCAGTGTTTGGTTTTACTTTGCAAATGCACCTTTCTACAAGACCTGAAAACTTCCTAGGAGAAGTAGAGATCTGGGACCATGCAGAAAAG CAATTACAAAACAGTTTGAATGACTTTGGAGAGCCATGGAAGTTGAATCCAGGAGATGGAGCGTTTTATGGTCCTAAG ATTGATATTAAAATCAAAGATGCTATTGGCAGGTACCATCAGTGTGCTACCATCCAACTTGACTTCCAGCTACCAATCAGATTTAACCTTACTTATGTGGG cATGATAATCACCACAGAAACCAAAGGATTGAAGCTTCAGGTGGGAAATAAGCAGTAG